Within the Pseudonocardia alni genome, the region CTGGCCCTGCGGCGGGCGCGGCACGATCGACGGCCCGGCGACGCCGAAGTGCTCCCCGGCGAAGTCGACCCGGTGCAGCTTGTCCCGGTCGACGAAGCGCCCGGTCAGGGCGTCGCGGATCTCGGCGTCGTCCTCCCAGGAGTCCCAGAGCCTGCGCACGACCTCGACGGCGTCGGCGGCCTCGCCGAACAGCTCGGCGACGAGTTCGCGGGCGGCCGGGGTGTCGAGGTCGGCACGGCGCAGGCCGGGGACGCTGCGGCGCCCGAAGTGGGCGGCCTCGTCGGCGCGGACCGAGGTCTGCACCCGCCACCCGGCGCGGCCGTGGCTGTCGTGGTCGAGCGTCGACAGCGCGGACGCGACGTGGAACGGCTCGGTGTGGGTGGTGGTGACGGTCGGGACCAGCCCGATCCGCGACGTCGTCGGGGCGAGGAAGGCGGCCACCAGCGAGGCGTCGAGGCGCCCCTGTACCCGGTCGGTGCGCCGGTCGGCGCCGCTCAGGTGGTCCCCGGACTGCAGTCCGAACGCGTCCTCGATCGTCAGCAGGTCCAGCAGCCCGCGCTCGGCGGTGCGGGCCAGGTCGGTCCAGTAGCGGGCGGTGAACAGCCCACGGGGGTGTGCGGCGGGGTCGCGCCAGGCGGCGGGGTGCCAGCCTGCGCCGTCGAGGGCGACGGCCAGGTGCAGGGGGCCGCCGGTGGTAGTGGTGTCCGATATGGACATACGGCATCGCTTTCTCGTCGCCCGGGGGCACGACGGGACGAAAAGGACGTCGGGGCGGCGCGGGACGCGGCGGCCGGGACGGGTGGCCGTCGTGGACGGCCGGGGCGGGTCGGGTGGGCGGGGGTGCCCGGCGGGACGCCGGTCAGGCCCGACAGGTGGCGCCC harbors:
- a CDS encoding LLM class flavin-dependent oxidoreductase; this encodes MSISDTTTTGGPLHLAVALDGAGWHPAAWRDPAAHPRGLFTARYWTDLARTAERGLLDLLTIEDAFGLQSGDHLSGADRRTDRVQGRLDASLVAAFLAPTTSRIGLVPTVTTTHTEPFHVASALSTLDHDSHGRAGWRVQTSVRADEAAHFGRRSVPGLRRADLDTPAARELVAELFGEAADAVEVVRRLWDSWEDDAEIRDALTGRFVDRDKLHRVDFAGEHFGVAGPSIVPRPPQGQPLVVSLAHGYDPALLAARVGDVVFTTPHDADDAVRIVAQVRAAEAAAGRTAPPLRILGDVVVVLADTERAARERLARLDALDPLSSDAAVLATTPAALADTLLSWRRAGLDGYRLRPAVLPTDLDAIVDGLVPELQARGAFRTAYGETTLRARFGLPRPASRYAAGADAAVVPTPTGATA